A segment of the Streptococcus dysgalactiae subsp. dysgalactiae genome:
GACCATTGCTGGTGGTCTACAGACCCCAAGTTCTGGACAGCTAATCATCGATGGTACTGATTATACGCATTTATCAGAAAAAGAGCGCTCACGCTTGCGTTTCCAATCTATTGGTTTTATCTTACAAGCCTCCAATCTGATACCTTTTTTAACAGTCCAGCAGCAGTTGGAATTGGTCGATCATTTGACAGGAAGCAAAGAAAAAGCCAAAGCCAATCAGTTATTTGACGATTTAGGCATTGCAGGGCTAAAACATCAGTTGCCTCAAGAATTATCCGGCGGAGAAAGGCAAAGAGCGGCGATTGCCCGTGCTCTTTACCATGATCCAGCACTGATATTGGCAGACGAACCTACTGCAAGTTTGGATACTGAAAAAGCCTATGAAGTGGTCAAACTGTTAGCTAAGGAAAGTAAAGAAAAAAACAAGGCCATTATTATGGTCACTCATGATGATCGGATGCTGGCATCTTGTGACAAGGTTTATCGCATGGAAGATGGTGTATTGCGCCAA
Coding sequences within it:
- a CDS encoding ABC transporter ATP-binding protein, with amino-acid sequence MSVLTFKQVTKTFQDGHQEINALKATDFSIEAGEFVAIVGPSGSGKSTFLTIAGGLQTPSSGQLIIDGTDYTHLSEKERSRLRFQSIGFILQASNLIPFLTVQQQLELVDHLTGSKEKAKANQLFDDLGIAGLKHQLPQELSGGERQRAAIARALYHDPALILADEPTASLDTEKAYEVVKLLAKESKEKNKAIIMVTHDDRMLASCDKVYRMEDGVLRQEK